One genomic window of Leptotrichia shahii includes the following:
- the cbiB gene encoding adenosylcobinamide-phosphate synthase CbiB — protein MNFLIKIWISFILDLIFGDPEKIRHPVQIIGKMITFLEKKLYGKKGSFAGGVVLGILVVASTFFVMYGFVELTKIVKVLEILEIYLMYTVFSVKSLAREGKRVYKILKLGNLKVAREKLSYLVSRDTEKMDKVMIIRSTMETISENMVDGVIAPMFYMFLGGLPLAMAYKAINTLDSMVGYKNKKYAKFGMFSAKLDDMANFVPARISGIFITMASYTLRYNYKNAWKIFKRDRKNHASPNSAHPESAVAGALGVQFGGKVSYFGKEVKKPTIGDKLKEFRLDDIKKNILLMYMTSFVSICCFSTIYLVYLML, from the coding sequence ATGAATTTTTTAATAAAAATATGGATTTCATTCATTTTAGATTTAATTTTTGGAGATCCAGAAAAAATTAGACATCCAGTCCAGATTATTGGTAAAATGATTACATTTTTAGAGAAAAAATTATATGGGAAAAAAGGAAGCTTTGCTGGTGGAGTAGTTTTAGGTATTTTAGTAGTTGCAAGTACATTTTTTGTAATGTATGGATTTGTGGAATTGACAAAAATTGTAAAAGTTTTGGAAATTTTGGAAATTTATTTGATGTATACAGTATTTTCAGTAAAATCACTGGCCCGTGAAGGAAAAAGAGTTTATAAAATTTTAAAATTAGGAAATCTGAAAGTAGCAAGGGAAAAATTGTCTTATTTGGTTTCAAGAGATACTGAAAAGATGGATAAAGTTATGATTATTAGAAGTACGATGGAAACTATTTCGGAAAATATGGTGGATGGAGTGATTGCACCGATGTTTTATATGTTTTTGGGTGGTCTTCCACTGGCGATGGCTTATAAGGCGATAAATACTCTCGATTCAATGGTTGGATATAAAAATAAGAAGTATGCGAAATTTGGTATGTTTTCAGCAAAATTAGATGATATGGCAAATTTTGTTCCTGCTAGAATTTCTGGAATTTTCATAACGATGGCAAGTTATACTTTAAGATACAATTATAAAAATGCCTGGAAAATATTCAAAAGAGATAGAAAAAATCACGCAAGTCCAAATTCTGCTCATCCAGAAAGTGCTGTAGCTGGAGCATTGGGAGTTCAGTTTGGTGGAAAAGTTTCATATTTTGGAAAAGAAGTAAAAAAGCCGACAATTGGAGATAAATTAAAAGAATTTAGATTAGATGATATAAAAAAAAATATATTATTAATGTATATGACAAGTTTTGTCTCAATCTGCTGTTTTTCTACAATTTATTTAGTTTATTTAATGTTATAA
- the speB gene encoding agmatinase encodes MKNKNIHTFIGCDNEYNESKIAIFGAPFDSTTSFRPGTRFASAVMRNESFGIETYSPYQDKDLEDINVFDGGDLELSFGNSESTLHDIQDETAKILKDGKIPFMIGGEHSVTLGSVKAVAEKYPDLHIIQFDAHTDLRDEYLGQYYSHASVIRRCWDIVGDGKIFQFGIRSGERDEWKFAKEHLHTTKFNFDGLDEVVEKLKGKPVYFTLDLDVLDPSEFPGTGTPEAGGVTFVELHKAIEKISQLNIVGLDMNELSPVYDQSGQSTALACKLLREILLFIYK; translated from the coding sequence ATGAAAAATAAAAATATACATACATTTATAGGGTGTGATAATGAATATAATGAGAGCAAAATCGCTATTTTTGGAGCACCGTTTGACAGTACAACTTCATTTAGGCCAGGGACTAGGTTTGCTTCGGCGGTTATGAGAAATGAGAGTTTTGGGATAGAAACTTATAGTCCTTATCAGGATAAGGATTTGGAAGATATAAATGTTTTTGACGGGGGAGATTTGGAGCTTTCGTTTGGAAATTCGGAAAGTACGCTACATGATATTCAAGATGAAACGGCAAAAATTTTGAAGGATGGGAAAATTCCGTTTATGATTGGTGGAGAACATTCAGTAACATTGGGCTCTGTGAAGGCGGTTGCTGAGAAATATCCAGATTTGCATATTATACAGTTTGATGCGCATACTGACTTGCGAGATGAATATTTAGGGCAGTATTATTCGCATGCTTCTGTAATTAGAAGATGCTGGGATATTGTTGGAGATGGTAAGATTTTTCAATTTGGAATAAGAAGTGGAGAAAGAGATGAATGGAAGTTTGCAAAGGAACATCTTCACACAACAAAATTTAATTTTGATGGACTTGATGAAGTTGTGGAAAAATTGAAAGGGAAACCAGTATACTTTACATTGGATCTAGATGTACTTGATCCATCTGAGTTTCCAGGAACTGGAACGCCTGAAGCGGGCGGAGTCACTTTTGTGGAACTTCATAAGGCGATAGAAAAAATTTCTCAGTTAAATATTGTTGGACTTGATATGAATGAACTGTCGCCTGTATATGATCAATCTGGGCAATCTACAGCATTAGCTTGTAAATTATTAAGAGAAATCTTGTTATTTATTTATAAATAG
- the speE gene encoding polyamine aminopropyltransferase yields MELWYTEEHTKNVRFSIKVDKQLVSVKSDFQRIDIFESQEFGRFLTLDGFMMLTEKDEFIYHEMITHIPMAVNPKAKKILVIGAGDGGTVRELVKYEHIERIDMVEIDKMVVDVCREYLPKTANKLDDERVCIYYEDGLKFVRSKTDEYDIVIVDSTDPFGPGEDLFTREFYGNCFNALKEDGILVNQHESPYYEADAKATARANKQLRAVFPFATVYQLHIPTYPSGHWLFGFASKKYNPVGDLKADEWNKFGIETRYYNTELHKGAFALPNYVKDLIK; encoded by the coding sequence ATGGAATTATGGTATACAGAAGAGCATACGAAAAATGTTCGATTTTCTATAAAGGTTGATAAGCAATTGGTTAGTGTGAAGAGTGATTTTCAGCGAATAGATATTTTTGAATCGCAGGAATTTGGGCGGTTTCTAACGCTGGATGGATTTATGATGTTAACAGAAAAGGATGAGTTTATTTATCATGAGATGATAACACATATTCCAATGGCGGTAAATCCTAAAGCTAAGAAAATATTGGTTATTGGTGCTGGAGATGGCGGGACTGTCCGTGAACTTGTAAAATATGAACATATTGAGCGAATTGATATGGTGGAAATTGACAAGATGGTTGTTGATGTTTGCCGTGAATATTTGCCTAAGACAGCGAATAAGCTGGATGATGAAAGAGTTTGTATTTATTACGAGGATGGATTGAAATTTGTACGTTCCAAGACAGATGAATATGACATTGTAATTGTGGATTCGACAGATCCATTTGGGCCTGGAGAAGATTTATTTACGAGGGAATTTTATGGAAATTGCTTTAACGCATTAAAAGAAGATGGAATCCTTGTAAATCAGCACGAAAGTCCATATTATGAGGCAGATGCTAAAGCAACAGCAAGAGCAAATAAACAGTTAAGAGCAGTTTTCCCATTTGCAACAGTTTATCAGCTGCATATACCGACATATCCGTCAGGACATTGGCTATTTGGCTTTGCTTCAAAAAAATACAATCCTGTAGGAGATTTGAAGGCAGATGAATGGAATAAGTTTGGGATAGAAACAAGATATTATAATACGGAATTGCATAAAGGGGCATTTGCTTTGCCAAATTATGTGAAAGATTTAATAAAATAA
- a CDS encoding glycoside hydrolase family 108 protein, with the protein MADSRFLKFFNYILLVEGSYSNDKNDKGGETKYGITKERARECGYKGNMKDLTKVMAQKIYEEKYYKARKLDQVKNDKMALSIFDFSVNAGRYGIKKAQEAVNKVYGKNVVSMDGAIGTQTLKYLNEVNPDKFLVVYHSLQREYYKYLAKRDATQNDFLTGWLNRVKVKENYLRNV; encoded by the coding sequence ATGGCTGACAGCAGATTTTTGAAATTTTTTAATTATATTTTGCTAGTTGAAGGAAGCTACTCTAATGATAAGAATGATAAAGGCGGGGAAACAAAGTACGGAATTACTAAAGAAAGAGCCAGAGAATGTGGGTACAAAGGAAATATGAAAGATTTAACAAAAGTAATGGCACAGAAAATTTATGAGGAAAAATATTACAAGGCTAGAAAATTGGATCAAGTGAAAAATGATAAAATGGCATTAAGTATATTTGATTTTTCAGTAAATGCTGGGAGATATGGAATTAAAAAGGCACAGGAGGCTGTGAATAAGGTTTATGGTAAAAATGTTGTGAGTATGGATGGAGCAATTGGAACTCAGACGCTAAAATATTTAAATGAAGTTAATCCAGATAAATTTTTGGTTGTATATCACAGTTTACAGCGTGAATACTATAAATATCTTGCTAAAAGAGATGCGACTCAGAATGATTTTTTGACAGGATGGTTAAATAGGGTTAAGGTTAAGGAAAATTATTTGAGAAACGTTTAA
- a CDS encoding aminotransferase class I/II-fold pyridoxal phosphate-dependent enzyme, giving the protein MGKNIDKDRQNKTVLFDALKNHLSNRVVRFDVPGHKGGRGNKEFRDFIGLDAMQMDVNSMKPLDNLCHPTSVIKEAQDIAAEAFGAKEAYFMVSGTTGAVQAMIMATCKAGDKIIIPRNVHRSAINAMVICGAIPVYINPGLNKKLGISLGMSINDVKKAIHENPDAKAILVNNPTYYGICSDLKSIVKLAHENNMLVLVDEAHGAHFSFDDNLPISGMAAGADMAAISMHKTGGSLTQSSILLSGERINADYVRQIINLTQTTSSSYLLMTSLDVARKNLAINGKELFEKTVKFAEYARNEINKLGGYYAYGKELIDGDSVYDFDTTKLSVYTKDIGLAGIEVYDILRDDYEIQIEFGDLGNILAIISAGDRGLEIERLISSLAEIKRLYSKDSTGMFDHEYINPDVVLPPQKAFYSEKEMVPIKESAGKISGEFVMAYPPGIPILAPGERITEEIINYIEYAKEKGCLLTGTEDMHVEKINVVLE; this is encoded by the coding sequence ATGGGGAAAAATATTGATAAAGATAGACAAAATAAGACTGTTCTTTTTGATGCGTTGAAAAATCATCTTTCTAACAGGGTTGTGAGATTTGATGTGCCAGGGCATAAAGGAGGGCGTGGAAATAAGGAGTTTCGGGATTTTATTGGGCTGGATGCAATGCAGATGGATGTTAATTCGATGAAGCCGCTTGATAATTTATGCCATCCGACTTCGGTTATTAAAGAGGCACAGGATATAGCAGCGGAGGCTTTTGGGGCAAAAGAGGCTTATTTTATGGTAAGTGGAACGACTGGGGCTGTACAGGCTATGATTATGGCAACTTGCAAGGCTGGAGATAAAATCATTATTCCACGAAATGTGCATAGAAGTGCCATTAATGCGATGGTAATTTGCGGAGCAATCCCAGTTTATATTAATCCCGGGCTTAACAAGAAACTGGGAATATCACTTGGAATGTCAATTAATGATGTAAAAAAAGCAATTCATGAAAATCCTGATGCAAAAGCAATACTAGTGAATAATCCCACTTATTATGGGATTTGTTCAGATTTAAAATCTATTGTAAAACTGGCACATGAAAATAATATGCTTGTGTTAGTTGATGAAGCACATGGAGCACATTTTTCCTTTGACGATAATTTACCAATTTCAGGAATGGCAGCTGGAGCGGATATGGCGGCGATTAGTATGCATAAGACAGGCGGTTCTTTAACACAAAGTTCGATTTTGTTAAGTGGAGAGCGAATAAATGCCGATTATGTCCGTCAAATTATTAATTTGACTCAAACTACAAGTTCTTCATACTTGCTTATGACATCGCTTGATGTGGCAAGAAAAAATTTAGCAATAAATGGGAAGGAACTTTTTGAAAAGACGGTTAAATTTGCAGAATATGCCAGAAATGAAATTAATAAACTAGGTGGATATTATGCGTATGGGAAGGAACTGATTGATGGAGATTCGGTCTATGACTTTGATACAACAAAATTATCTGTGTATACAAAGGATATTGGACTTGCTGGAATTGAAGTTTATGATATTTTGCGAGATGATTATGAAATTCAGATTGAATTTGGAGATTTGGGAAATATTTTGGCAATAATTTCAGCTGGGGACAGAGGTTTGGAAATAGAGCGGCTAATTTCTTCACTTGCAGAAATTAAACGGCTTTACTCAAAAGATTCTACAGGAATGTTTGATCATGAATATATAAACCCTGATGTTGTGCTTCCGCCACAAAAAGCCTTTTATTCAGAAAAGGAAATGGTTCCCATAAAGGAAAGTGCTGGTAAAATAAGCGGGGAATTTGTTATGGCTTATCCGCCAGGAATACCGATTTTGGCACCGGGAGAGCGAATCACAGAGGAAATTATAAATTATATTGAATATGCAAAGGAAAAAGGATGTTTGCTTACGGGAACTGAAGATATGCATGTTGAAAAGATAAATGTTGTTTTGGAGTGA
- the speD gene encoding adenosylmethionine decarboxylase: protein MNELENNKIKLYGFNNLTKTLSFNIYDICYAETEREQKDYIAYIDEQYNSERLTKILIRVAEMIGAQVLNISKQDYEPQGASVNVLIAEERISPENIDKSCNQGKPFFEEIGIDSQNMKKENTSQDTDTVHAHLDKSHITVHTFPEYHPDNSISTFRVDIDIATCGEISPLNTLNYLIDSFDSDIITIDYRIRGFTRDISGKKFFTDHNITSIQDYIDPEKLKIYDAIDVNVYQSNIFHTKMLIKEIELKNYLFNQDVYEIAPKKRLEITDRLRKEMIEIYSGMNIY from the coding sequence ATGAATGAGTTGGAAAATAATAAAATTAAGCTATATGGATTTAATAATTTAACAAAAACATTAAGTTTTAATATTTATGATATTTGCTATGCGGAAACAGAGAGGGAGCAGAAGGACTATATTGCATATATTGACGAGCAATATAATTCAGAAAGACTTACAAAAATACTTATTCGTGTGGCAGAAATGATAGGGGCACAAGTCTTGAATATATCAAAGCAGGATTATGAGCCACAAGGAGCTTCTGTAAATGTTTTGATTGCAGAAGAAAGGATAAGTCCTGAGAATATTGATAAATCTTGTAATCAAGGAAAGCCATTCTTTGAGGAAATTGGGATAGATAGTCAGAATATGAAAAAGGAAAATACAAGCCAGGACACTGATACGGTTCATGCTCATTTGGATAAAAGCCATATAACAGTGCATACTTTCCCAGAATACCATCCAGATAATTCAATTTCTACTTTTAGAGTGGATATTGATATTGCAACTTGTGGGGAAATCTCTCCATTAAATACGTTAAATTATTTGATAGACAGCTTTGATTCGGATATAATTACAATTGATTACAGAATACGTGGATTTACAAGGGATATTTCAGGAAAGAAATTTTTTACAGATCACAATATAACTTCTATTCAGGACTATATTGATCCTGAAAAGCTGAAAATTTATGATGCGATAGATGTAAATGTGTATCAGTCCAACATTTTTCATACAAAAATGCTTATAAAGGAAATTGAGCTTAAAAATTATCTTTTTAATCAGGATGTCTATGAAATTGCACCTAAAAAAAGATTGGAAATTACAGATAGACTTAGGAAGGAAATGATTGAAATTTATAGTGGAATGAATATTTATTAA
- a CDS encoding AEC family transporter codes for MIFLKSLGSIFPIIVMIAIGYILKKRHWFHHTFSENVSKLITNVALPCSIFYSVLKYLNMDALKEVSNRLIFTFASVIIGYVTAFAVIKIVKMRDGRRGVFYNAVVNANTIFIGLPLNMALFGEAASKYYLMYYITNTVSIWTLGYMLLANDPMNGGSKDGKGGFNLKKLLSPPLIAFVIAFVVLLSGIKVMTPIVETTKYLGSIVTPLALLYIGIVLADAGLHSIRFDLDTNLALLGRFVFSSIVMIVLLKISGHFVQLADLEIKTFVIQSAAPVFAALPILVNETDGDIGYSTNVVTTSTILFILVVPILMSILNVIHI; via the coding sequence ATGATTTTTTTAAAATCGTTGGGAAGTATTTTTCCCATCATTGTTATGATTGCAATTGGTTATATTTTGAAAAAAAGACACTGGTTTCACCATACATTTAGTGAAAATGTATCAAAACTTATAACAAATGTGGCTTTGCCTTGTTCAATATTTTATTCAGTTTTAAAATATTTAAATATGGATGCCCTGAAGGAAGTGTCAAACCGTTTAATTTTTACATTTGCTTCAGTGATTATTGGATATGTTACAGCTTTTGCAGTTATAAAGATAGTGAAAATGCGAGATGGAAGACGTGGAGTATTTTATAATGCGGTAGTTAATGCAAATACAATATTTATCGGGCTTCCACTAAATATGGCTCTTTTTGGAGAGGCAGCCTCAAAATACTATTTAATGTATTACATTACTAATACAGTGTCAATATGGACTTTGGGATATATGCTTTTGGCAAATGATCCAATGAATGGAGGAAGTAAAGATGGAAAAGGTGGATTTAACTTAAAAAAATTATTGTCGCCACCGCTTATTGCCTTTGTTATTGCTTTTGTCGTACTTCTTTCAGGAATAAAGGTTATGACCCCAATCGTGGAAACTACTAAATATCTTGGAAGTATTGTAACACCGCTTGCTTTACTGTATATTGGAATTGTACTGGCAGATGCAGGGCTTCATAGCATTAGATTTGACTTGGATACAAATTTAGCTTTACTTGGGAGATTTGTATTTTCTTCAATTGTTATGATTGTACTTTTAAAAATTTCGGGTCATTTTGTGCAACTTGCTGATTTGGAAATAAAAACTTTTGTAATTCAGTCAGCAGCCCCTGTATTTGCAGCATTGCCTATCTTAGTAAATGAAACTGATGGTGATATTGGATATTCTACGAATGTGGTTACTACAAGTACGATTTTATTTATATTAGTTGTGCCAATTCTTATGAGTATACTTAATGTAATTCATATTTAA
- a CDS encoding Hsp70 family protein, whose product MSKYVFGIDLGTTYSCIARVDDTARAEVIKNNEGENITPSVVAFEGDNVIVGNDAKAEAVLNPDTTSMLVKTLMGKTDFAIRYNYEDKTPEEISSYILRKLAKDASEQLGIEVKDVVITCPAYFGTAERTATKNAGIIAGLNVLEIISEPTAAALYYGCANEQNEKTILIYDLGGGTFDVTIMRISSDKIEVICSDGDHDLGGRNWDEVLIRYLANQFIENIGAEVEFDEYAIQDLRLKAEKMKKQLTSKNQASDMLEVNGKRSKISVTREKFDEITSTLLDETLNKTREAIEVARNKGYGKIDEILLVGGSTRMPQVKKMLTENFGESEIKILEPDEAVAKGAAIHAVNVYVNNQKSLAGHDFNSDKEVKVSVNGDEKELNASDYKEDLSVTPEMMSIGGAARQIIIATTKSFAIKIIHRNEEKCYNMIVKNEPMNNGFVNVSQVFGTNVRNQNTANIEIYENDYMDEYFNVDDDLKIGEAILELPAGLSQGAPIEVTLKLNKEGILDVKGVDKTGNREVNVRMETKGVMSEEELEKIKQRSQGISVL is encoded by the coding sequence ATGTCAAAATATGTATTTGGAATTGATTTGGGAACAACTTATTCATGTATAGCTCGTGTAGATGATACTGCAAGGGCAGAAGTAATAAAAAATAATGAAGGTGAAAATATAACTCCTTCTGTAGTCGCTTTTGAAGGGGATAATGTAATTGTTGGAAATGATGCAAAGGCTGAAGCAGTTTTAAATCCAGACACAACTTCCATGTTGGTAAAAACATTGATGGGAAAAACGGACTTTGCAATTAGATATAATTATGAAGATAAGACACCAGAGGAAATATCATCATATATTTTGAGAAAATTGGCTAAAGATGCCTCAGAACAGTTAGGAATAGAAGTTAAAGATGTAGTTATAACTTGTCCAGCTTATTTTGGTACAGCAGAGCGTACAGCAACTAAAAATGCAGGAATAATAGCAGGTTTAAATGTATTGGAAATTATAAGTGAACCTACAGCGGCAGCATTGTATTATGGCTGTGCAAATGAACAAAATGAAAAAACTATTTTAATATACGATCTTGGTGGTGGAACATTTGATGTAACAATTATGAGAATAAGTTCTGATAAAATTGAAGTTATATGTTCAGACGGAGATCATGACCTAGGTGGAAGAAACTGGGATGAAGTATTAATAAGATATTTAGCTAATCAATTTATAGAAAATATAGGAGCTGAAGTAGAATTTGATGAATATGCGATACAGGATTTGAGATTGAAAGCTGAAAAGATGAAAAAGCAGTTAACTTCAAAAAATCAGGCTAGTGATATGTTAGAAGTAAATGGAAAAAGATCAAAAATTTCTGTAACAAGAGAAAAATTTGATGAAATAACTTCTACATTGCTTGATGAAACTTTAAATAAAACGAGAGAGGCAATTGAAGTTGCTAGAAATAAAGGATATGGTAAAATTGATGAAATACTTTTAGTAGGTGGATCTACAAGAATGCCTCAAGTAAAAAAAATGTTGACAGAGAATTTTGGAGAAAGCGAAATTAAAATACTTGAGCCAGATGAGGCTGTTGCTAAAGGAGCTGCTATTCATGCTGTAAATGTATATGTAAATAATCAAAAAAGTCTTGCGGGTCATGATTTTAATTCTGATAAGGAAGTGAAAGTATCAGTTAATGGAGATGAAAAGGAATTAAATGCAAGTGATTATAAGGAAGATTTGTCAGTAACGCCTGAGATGATGAGCATTGGTGGAGCTGCTAGACAAATTATAATAGCTACAACAAAAAGTTTTGCAATAAAGATAATTCATAGGAATGAAGAAAAATGTTACAATATGATAGTAAAAAATGAACCTATGAATAATGGATTTGTAAATGTTTCTCAAGTTTTTGGAACAAATGTTCGCAATCAGAATACAGCAAATATAGAAATTTATGAAAATGATTATATGGATGAATATTTTAATGTTGATGATGATTTAAAAATTGGAGAAGCAATATTGGAACTTCCTGCGGGACTTTCACAAGGGGCACCAATTGAAGTTACATTGAAATTGAATAAAGAAGGAATCCTGGATGTTAAAGGAGTAGATAAAACTGGAAATAGGGAAGTAAATGTAAGAATGGAAACAAAAGGTGTAATGTCTGAAGAAGAATTAGAAAAAATAAAACAACGTTCACAAGGCATCTCGGTTCTATAA
- the grpE gene encoding nucleotide exchange factor GrpE, protein MKFFWNSDEKGKSDEKKEFEEKDEVGKTGNSEEEMKQENEPEEVEKIENDKVDKPVGREIEGEEYGEEAEQEETDKNDNSKNDENKLEKILENIEDINGKVEILNNLFLKKIQSIEFEKKTTDKLYKELQEYKNDMYFQLIKPIVMSLVSIRESMKKNLKSFGAMSEEEKSEILQSYIEEVEIILENNDIEIYETNIENDSYVDVKKQKIIKKIETPYEQLHGKIENILSSGYKYKDKIISPEKVEVNIYKKPEEDLKGE, encoded by the coding sequence ATGAAATTTTTTTGGAATTCAGATGAAAAGGGTAAATCGGATGAAAAAAAGGAATTTGAAGAAAAGGATGAGGTTGGAAAAACAGGAAATTCAGAAGAAGAAATGAAACAGGAAAATGAGCCTGAAGAGGTGGAAAAAATAGAAAATGATAAAGTGGATAAACCTGTGGGAAGAGAAATTGAAGGGGAGGAATATGGAGAAGAAGCTGAACAAGAAGAAACAGATAAGAATGATAATAGTAAGAATGATGAAAATAAATTAGAAAAAATCTTGGAAAATATTGAAGACATTAATGGAAAAGTTGAAATATTAAATAATTTATTTTTGAAAAAGATTCAAAGTATTGAATTTGAAAAAAAGACAACGGATAAACTATATAAGGAACTTCAGGAGTATAAGAATGATATGTATTTTCAGCTTATAAAACCTATTGTGATGAGCTTAGTGAGTATAAGGGAAAGTATGAAAAAAAATTTAAAGAGTTTTGGTGCAATGTCAGAAGAGGAAAAGTCAGAAATACTCCAAAGTTATATTGAAGAAGTGGAAATTATCTTGGAAAATAATGATATAGAAATTTATGAAACCAATATAGAAAATGATAGCTATGTTGATGTAAAAAAACAAAAAATAATAAAAAAAATAGAAACACCTTATGAACAGCTGCATGGGAAAATAGAAAATATTTTAAGCAGCGGTTATAAATATAAAGATAAAATTATTTCACCAGAAAAAGTTGAAGTAAATATTTATAAAAAACCAGAAGAAGATTTGAAGGGAGAATAA
- a CDS encoding lysozyme inhibitor LprI family protein has product MEQNNNNGMRNILIVIIIVLVIGTVLSVGFYIFTTQNKMAKLENDKKKKPNIVQDPNMISIKSVKPQVNNSQEKKVYSNNTQSRPKTLYEKSMVNRMASVENELNYYTLDNTSSCDEYVGYRVSLHNKWDNELNQIYKLLMSSYPDSQKKSLKSEELAWIKERERTTDRIRSEASDDCSANIEIENSEIDTIKSRAIELAERYDRLN; this is encoded by the coding sequence ATGGAGCAAAATAATAATAATGGAATGAGGAATATCTTAATAGTAATTATAATTGTTTTAGTAATAGGGACAGTTCTTAGTGTGGGATTTTATATTTTTACTACTCAAAATAAAATGGCAAAATTGGAAAACGACAAAAAGAAGAAGCCAAATATAGTACAAGACCCGAATATGATTTCAATAAAGTCTGTAAAGCCCCAAGTTAATAATAGTCAGGAGAAAAAAGTATACAGCAATAATACTCAAAGCAGACCAAAAACATTGTATGAAAAGTCAATGGTAAATAGGATGGCTTCAGTTGAAAATGAATTAAATTATTACACACTTGATAATACTTCTTCATGTGATGAATATGTAGGTTATCGTGTATCTCTACATAACAAATGGGATAATGAATTAAATCAAATATATAAGCTGTTAATGTCCAGCTATCCAGATTCACAAAAGAAATCACTTAAAAGTGAGGAACTAGCCTGGATAAAGGAACGTGAAAGAACAACGGATAGAATAAGAAGTGAAGCATCTGATGACTGTTCAGCAAATATAGAGATTGAGAATAGTGAAATTGATACAATAAAGTCTAGGGCAATAGAATTGGCAGAAAGATATGATAGATTGAATTAA
- a CDS encoding amino acid ABC transporter ATP-binding protein, giving the protein MIKIENLKKQYGNNVVLKDISLNVKKGEAISVIGPSGSGKSTFLRCINGLEELSGGHICVDEFDLADKNLNIDKFREKVGMVFQNFNLFPHLTVLQNITLAPVTLKKMTKPEAMKSGKELLEKVGLLDKANVYPSSLSGGQKQRVAIARALAMKPEALLFDEPTSALDPEMVGEVLKVMKDLAKEGMTMIVVTHEMGFAREVCDRVIFMADGEIVEQGKPEEVFLNPQNERTQNFLKVL; this is encoded by the coding sequence ATGATTAAAATAGAAAATTTAAAAAAACAGTATGGAAATAATGTCGTTTTAAAAGATATAAGTCTTAATGTGAAAAAAGGGGAAGCAATAAGTGTGATTGGACCGTCAGGTTCGGGGAAAAGTACATTTTTGAGATGTATAAATGGGCTTGAAGAATTATCTGGCGGACATATTTGCGTGGATGAATTTGACCTTGCGGATAAAAATTTGAACATTGACAAATTTCGTGAAAAAGTTGGAATGGTTTTCCAAAATTTTAATTTATTTCCACATTTAACAGTTTTGCAGAACATAACTCTAGCTCCAGTAACTCTAAAAAAAATGACAAAGCCAGAAGCTATGAAATCGGGAAAAGAACTCCTTGAAAAAGTTGGACTTCTTGATAAAGCCAATGTCTATCCGTCAAGTCTGTCTGGTGGGCAAAAGCAAAGAGTGGCAATTGCAAGAGCTCTCGCTATGAAACCGGAAGCATTACTGTTTGATGAGCCGACAAGTGCATTAGATCCTGAAATGGTTGGAGAAGTTTTGAAAGTTATGAAGGATTTGGCTAAAGAAGGAATGACAATGATTGTCGTGACGCATGAAATGGGATTTGCAAGGGAAGTTTGTGACAGAGTTATTTTTATGGCTGACGGAGAAATCGTAGAGCAGGGAAAACCTGAAGAAGTATTTTTGAATCCGCAAAATGAGAGGACTCAGAATTTTTTGAAAGTGTTGTAA